The Kitasatospora sp. NBC_00374 genome has a segment encoding these proteins:
- a CDS encoding NAD-dependent epimerase/dehydratase family protein, whose protein sequence is MRVVVTGGAGFIGANLARALLARPEVTEVRVVDNFVTGRKSNLEGVDVTLFEGTILDRELLDTAFTGADAVVHLAALPSVPRSVADPLASHHANATGTLEVLEAARRAGGLYVAAASSSSVYGANRELPKRETMRTAPMSPYAVSKLATEAYLGAFHHCYGLGVLPLRFFNVFGPLQPAGHAYAAVVPAFLDAALAGRPVTVHGDGGQSRDFTYVGTVTQVITEAVLRRVVHPDPVNLAFGTRTSLLELIGELGSVLGAEVRAEHVDPRPGDVRDSQADNSRLRELFPEVVPVPLREGLERTAAWFRTL, encoded by the coding sequence ATGCGTGTGGTCGTGACCGGCGGGGCAGGTTTCATCGGCGCCAATCTCGCACGGGCCCTGCTGGCCCGCCCCGAGGTGACCGAGGTCCGGGTGGTCGACAACTTCGTCACCGGCCGGAAGTCCAACCTGGAGGGGGTCGACGTGACCCTCTTCGAAGGCACCATCCTGGACCGCGAGCTGCTGGACACCGCCTTCACCGGCGCCGACGCCGTGGTGCACCTGGCCGCGCTGCCGTCCGTGCCGCGCTCGGTGGCCGACCCGCTGGCCAGCCACCACGCCAACGCCACCGGCACCCTGGAGGTCCTGGAGGCGGCCCGCCGGGCCGGCGGCCTGTACGTGGCGGCGGCCTCCTCGTCCTCGGTCTACGGGGCCAACCGGGAGCTGCCCAAGCGCGAGACCATGCGCACCGCCCCGATGAGCCCGTACGCGGTCAGCAAGCTGGCCACCGAGGCGTACCTGGGGGCGTTCCACCACTGCTACGGCCTGGGCGTGCTGCCGCTGCGGTTCTTCAACGTCTTCGGCCCGCTGCAGCCCGCCGGCCACGCGTACGCCGCCGTGGTGCCCGCCTTCCTGGACGCCGCGCTGGCCGGGCGTCCGGTGACGGTGCACGGTGACGGCGGCCAGAGCCGGGACTTCACCTACGTCGGCACGGTCACCCAGGTGATCACCGAGGCGGTGCTGCGCCGGGTGGTCCACCCGGACCCGGTGAACCTGGCCTTCGGCACCCGGACCAGCCTGCTGGAGCTGATCGGCGAGCTGGGCTCGGTGCTCGGCGCCGAGGTGCGGGCGGAGCACGTCGACCCCCGCCCGGGCGACGTCCGCGACTCGCAGGCGGACAACTCCCGGCTGCGCGAACTCTTCCCGGAGGTGGTGCCGGTGCCGCTGCGGGAGGGCCTGGAGCGCACCGCCGCGTGGTTCCGGACGCTCTGA
- a CDS encoding sugar transferase, translating into MGDLAVASLAGAVAVPLGLVIALLIRCTMGGPVIFRQTRTGRDGREFQILKFRTMRDRRFTEEEDAPRITRIGALLRKTSLDELPQLWNVARGDMGIIGPRPTLPEQVVHYSPRQRGRLAVRPGLTGWAQVSGRNSISWPERIDLDLWYIANRSLLLDLKILARTVKVLLRPQGITAAGGVNPGFPAPTELPVQRVVLPRQATASRLTTQPVRAVEEAS; encoded by the coding sequence GTGGGGGATCTCGCCGTCGCCTCACTGGCCGGGGCCGTCGCGGTCCCGCTCGGCCTGGTGATCGCACTGCTGATCCGCTGCACCATGGGCGGGCCGGTCATCTTCCGTCAGACCCGCACCGGCCGGGACGGGAGGGAGTTCCAGATCCTCAAGTTCCGTACCATGCGGGACAGACGTTTCACCGAGGAGGAGGACGCCCCCCGGATCACCCGGATCGGCGCCCTGCTCCGCAAGACCAGTCTGGACGAGCTGCCGCAGCTGTGGAACGTCGCACGCGGCGACATGGGCATCATCGGCCCCCGGCCGACCCTGCCCGAGCAGGTCGTCCACTACTCGCCGCGCCAGCGCGGCCGACTCGCCGTCCGGCCCGGCCTCACCGGCTGGGCCCAGGTCAGCGGCCGCAACTCGATCAGCTGGCCGGAGCGGATCGACCTCGACCTCTGGTACATCGCCAACCGGTCGCTGCTGCTCGACCTGAAGATCCTCGCCCGCACGGTGAAGGTCCTGCTGCGCCCGCAGGGGATCACCGCCGCAGGGGGCGTCAACCCCGGGTTCCCGGCCCCGACCGAGCTGCCGGTCCAGCGTGTCGTGCTGCCCCGGCAGGCGACCGCGTCCCGGCTCACCACCCAGCCCGTCCGGGCGGTCGAGGAAGCGTCCTGA
- a CDS encoding polysaccharide deacetylase family protein, which yields MSTTAAPAAASGIRAQVKQQLARAAGRVPGEGATVLIYHRIGGGTGDELDVATTDFAAQVDLLAELPPGRVISLDEAADRLDAGRRTPGTVLTFDDGFADVYENAWPLLKERALPFTVYLTSGQVGGEMRWEGSTAKGESGRGLSWEQLKEMTDSGLCTVANHTRTHARPELLTTAELDSCNDDVEQHLGTRPRHFAYTWGVTVPHMETALRARFRTAATGQVGRNLPGFDPARFCRVPVRRTDPIDFFRAKLYGRLIPERAYARIVATAKAVGARA from the coding sequence ATGAGCACCACCGCGGCGCCCGCGGCAGCCTCAGGCATCAGGGCGCAGGTCAAGCAACAGCTCGCCCGCGCCGCCGGCCGCGTCCCCGGAGAGGGCGCCACGGTCCTCATCTACCACCGGATCGGCGGTGGCACCGGCGACGAACTCGACGTCGCCACCACGGACTTCGCCGCCCAGGTCGACCTGCTCGCCGAGCTGCCGCCCGGCCGGGTGATCTCCCTGGACGAGGCCGCCGACCGCCTCGACGCCGGCCGCCGCACCCCCGGCACCGTGCTCACCTTCGACGACGGCTTCGCCGACGTGTACGAGAACGCCTGGCCGCTGCTCAAGGAGCGGGCCCTGCCCTTCACCGTCTACCTGACCAGCGGTCAGGTCGGCGGCGAGATGCGCTGGGAGGGCTCCACCGCGAAGGGCGAGAGCGGCCGCGGCCTCAGCTGGGAGCAGCTGAAGGAGATGACCGACTCGGGCCTGTGCACGGTCGCCAACCACACCCGTACCCACGCCCGTCCGGAGCTGCTCACCACCGCCGAGCTCGACTCCTGCAACGACGACGTCGAGCAGCACCTGGGCACCCGGCCGCGGCACTTCGCCTACACCTGGGGTGTCACCGTCCCGCACATGGAGACCGCCCTGCGGGCCCGGTTCCGGACGGCCGCCACCGGGCAGGTCGGCCGCAACCTGCCGGGCTTCGACCCGGCCCGGTTCTGCCGGGTCCCGGTCCGCCGGACGGACCCGATCGACTTCTTCCGCGCCAAGCTGTACGGCCGGCTGATCCCCGAGCGCGCCTACGCCCGGATCGTCGCCACCGCGAAGGCGGTGGGCGCCCGTGCCTGA
- a CDS encoding glycosyltransferase family 4 protein, whose amino-acid sequence MPESPAPRLRGPGGRPLRVAHLTTVDMSLQLLLATELKVDLEAGFETYGISAPGPYVAQLEAIGVRHEPLHALTRAWEPKADAAAGRELLAVLRRIRPDVLHTHNPKTGVLGRVLGRAARVPVVVNTCHGLWAQAHDPFAKRAFVLGAEAFAARFSHAELYQNGEDRSTLSRAVPGRRSRVVGNGVDLSRFTADPADRARIRAELGVEDGELLVGGVGRRVAEKGIREYAESARALAGKARFVWIGPEDPDKPDALGDESGIDFLGSRSDMPELYAALDVFVLPSYREGFSRSAMEAAASGLPMVLSDIRGCREIGTDGEHLLLAPPGDAGALTTALGRLLTEPTLREQLGEAARRRALDQFDQRAVARVSLETYAAVARARGLPWSVG is encoded by the coding sequence GTGCCTGAGAGCCCCGCCCCCCGCCTGCGCGGCCCCGGCGGCCGGCCCCTGCGGGTCGCCCACCTCACCACCGTCGACATGAGCCTCCAGCTGCTGCTGGCCACCGAGCTCAAGGTCGACCTGGAGGCCGGCTTCGAGACCTACGGCATCAGCGCCCCCGGCCCGTACGTGGCACAGCTGGAGGCCATCGGCGTCCGGCACGAACCACTGCACGCGCTCACCCGGGCCTGGGAGCCGAAGGCTGACGCGGCCGCCGGCCGGGAGCTGCTGGCGGTACTGCGCCGGATCCGGCCGGACGTGCTGCACACCCACAACCCCAAGACCGGGGTGCTCGGGCGGGTGCTGGGCCGGGCGGCGCGGGTGCCGGTGGTGGTCAACACCTGCCACGGCCTCTGGGCGCAGGCCCACGACCCCTTCGCCAAGCGGGCGTTCGTGCTCGGCGCGGAGGCCTTCGCGGCCCGCTTCTCGCACGCCGAGCTGTACCAGAACGGCGAGGACCGCTCGACCCTGTCCCGGGCCGTGCCCGGCCGGCGCTCCCGGGTGGTCGGCAACGGCGTCGACCTCTCCCGGTTCACCGCCGACCCCGCCGACCGGGCCCGGATCCGCGCCGAACTCGGCGTCGAGGACGGCGAGCTGCTGGTCGGCGGCGTCGGCCGCCGGGTCGCCGAGAAGGGCATCCGCGAGTACGCCGAGAGCGCCCGCGCGCTGGCCGGCAAGGCCCGGTTCGTGTGGATCGGCCCGGAGGACCCGGACAAGCCCGACGCCCTCGGCGACGAGAGCGGCATCGACTTCCTGGGCAGCCGCAGTGACATGCCCGAGCTCTACGCCGCCCTGGACGTCTTCGTACTCCCCTCCTACCGGGAGGGGTTCTCCCGCTCCGCCATGGAGGCCGCCGCCAGCGGTCTGCCGATGGTGCTCAGCGACATCCGCGGGTGCCGGGAGATCGGCACCGACGGCGAGCACCTGCTGCTCGCACCACCCGGCGACGCCGGGGCCCTCACCACAGCGCTGGGCCGGCTTCTCACCGAGCCCACCCTGCGCGAGCAGCTGGGCGAGGCGGCCCGTCGCCGCGCCCTGGACCAGTTCGACCAGCGGGCGGTCGCCCGGGTCTCCCTGGAGACCTACGCGGCCGTGGCCAGAGCACGCGGACTGCCCTGGTCGGTCGGCTGA
- a CDS encoding NeuD/PglB/VioB family sugar acetyltransferase, producing the protein MSEQSAERSAEPLWIAGAGGVGREALDTALAAGVPVAGFLDDRARGTTVRGLPVLAPAELPARARYLIGIADPGVRRRLAGLLDGLGGVPATLVHPRALIAPETELGPGCLVMGGAYVSSGVRLGAHSQVHYNATVGHDSVLGERVTVYPGGNVSGSVLLADDTTVGSNAVVLQGRTVGRAAFVGAAAVVTGDVAPGEVVIGSPARPMRRG; encoded by the coding sequence TTGAGTGAGCAGTCGGCCGAGCGGTCGGCCGAGCCGTTGTGGATCGCCGGGGCCGGCGGGGTCGGCCGGGAGGCGCTGGACACGGCGCTGGCCGCCGGGGTGCCGGTGGCCGGGTTCCTGGACGACCGGGCCCGGGGGACGACCGTCCGCGGGCTGCCGGTGCTGGCGCCCGCCGAGCTGCCCGCCCGAGCGCGCTATCTGATCGGGATCGCCGATCCGGGCGTGCGCCGGCGCCTCGCCGGGTTGCTGGACGGCCTCGGCGGGGTGCCCGCCACCCTCGTCCACCCCCGGGCGCTGATCGCGCCGGAGACCGAACTCGGCCCCGGCTGTCTGGTCATGGGCGGCGCGTACGTCTCCAGCGGTGTCCGGCTCGGTGCGCACAGCCAGGTGCACTACAACGCGACGGTGGGCCACGACAGCGTCCTGGGCGAGCGGGTGACGGTCTATCCGGGCGGGAACGTCTCCGGCTCGGTGCTGCTGGCGGACGACACCACGGTGGGCAGCAACGCGGTCGTGCTGCAGGGCCGCACGGTGGGCCGGGCCGCCTTCGTCGGCGCGGCGGCCGTGGTGACCGGCGACGTGGCGCCCGGCGAGGTGGTGATCGGCTCCCCGGCCCGTCCGATGCGGCGCGGCTGA
- a CDS encoding NUDIX domain-containing protein, with the protein MAIPAFLAELRTLVGTRPLWLPGVAAVVLDDAGRVLLGRRADDGRWALVGGILDPGEEPADGVVRECLEETGVLVEPERLTMVSVSPMIEYPNGDRCQYLDLTFRCRYLSGEARVNDDESLAVAWFAQDALPELDEYTTRRIGLALDFKGETVFGYAGPPA; encoded by the coding sequence ATGGCCATCCCCGCGTTTCTCGCCGAACTCCGCACACTCGTCGGCACCCGTCCGCTCTGGCTCCCCGGCGTCGCGGCCGTCGTCCTGGACGACGCCGGACGGGTGCTGCTCGGCCGCCGGGCGGACGACGGCCGCTGGGCCCTGGTCGGCGGGATCCTCGACCCGGGCGAGGAGCCCGCGGACGGGGTGGTGCGGGAGTGCCTGGAGGAGACCGGCGTGCTGGTCGAGCCGGAGCGGCTGACCATGGTGTCGGTCTCACCGATGATCGAGTACCCGAACGGCGACCGCTGCCAGTACCTGGACCTGACCTTCCGCTGCCGGTACCTCTCCGGCGAGGCCCGGGTGAACGACGACGAGTCGCTGGCGGTCGCCTGGTTCGCCCAGGACGCGCTGCCGGAGCTCGACGAGTACACCACCCGACGGATCGGTCTCGCCCTCGACTTCAAGGGCGAGACCGTCTTCGGCTACGCGGGGCCGCCGGCCTGA